The Streptomyces sp. SS1-1 genome has a segment encoding these proteins:
- a CDS encoding SpoIIE family protein phosphatase, which produces MAGAIDHGVPTHGAIGDPTGPLTSAAGHAGVFEDLLPLALWVADGDGLLVQWSLAAQDLLGHTPEQMLGRDAKLALVPEENHRLADRLAGSVRTGAAVVARLPVRHRDGRLLDMEMWHCPIPDARGRTGVLAIAADTSAVEGMRDALAALEGLFEQSPVGLAMLGPDLRFLRVNEAMARMDGVPVPDHVGRSLTDVAPGAAPLESVMRGVLERGEAVVDHRHTSSGADPARRRTWSCSYAPLLGPAGRRVGVIASLIDVTREQRAHLEAERARRRLALLAEAGAQMGSTLDLRQTAEEVVRVLVPRLADSADVQLLEEAVAPDETAASAHGVVRRAAASFTDPLAPADQLAVGMTQQVPRGSVYERVIEDGRAMNLYLADIGQLIPAPEAEPLRAYLYARVGSARLVPLVARGTVLGAVVVSRTRDREPFDDQDTLLIDELVARAALNIDNARMYSRERDAALTLQRSLMDPCLPDVRGLELTGRYLPAGEHEVGGDWFDAIALPGGRTALVIGDVMGHGIHAAAVMGQLRTAVRTLARRDTTPDQVLRYLDAVVADLGENEMATCLYAVHDPVSGHCLVASAGHPPPLVADRGTVAFLDGPAGPPLGVGRQDWRVQHLRLEPRSLLLAYTDGLIESRGTDLEQGMGRLARSVRDPGRPLERICDDLLADLVPGTADDDVAVLLARALPR; this is translated from the coding sequence ATGGCCGGCGCGATTGACCACGGTGTGCCGACGCACGGCGCGATCGGCGACCCGACGGGCCCGCTCACGTCCGCGGCGGGCCACGCGGGTGTCTTCGAGGACCTGCTGCCGCTGGCGCTGTGGGTCGCCGACGGCGACGGGCTGCTCGTGCAGTGGTCGCTGGCCGCGCAGGACCTGCTGGGGCACACCCCGGAGCAGATGCTGGGGCGGGACGCCAAGCTGGCGCTCGTCCCCGAGGAGAACCACCGGCTCGCGGACCGGCTGGCGGGCTCGGTGCGGACCGGCGCGGCGGTGGTCGCGCGGCTGCCCGTCCGCCACCGCGACGGCCGCCTCCTCGACATGGAGATGTGGCACTGCCCGATCCCGGACGCCCGGGGCCGCACCGGTGTCCTGGCCATCGCGGCGGACACCTCCGCCGTGGAGGGGATGCGGGACGCGCTGGCGGCGCTGGAGGGGCTGTTCGAGCAGTCCCCCGTCGGGCTCGCCATGCTCGGCCCCGACCTGCGGTTCCTGCGGGTCAACGAGGCGATGGCCCGGATGGACGGCGTCCCGGTCCCCGACCACGTCGGCCGGAGCCTCACGGACGTCGCGCCCGGCGCCGCCCCCCTGGAGTCGGTGATGCGGGGCGTCCTGGAACGGGGCGAGGCCGTGGTGGACCACCGGCACACCTCGTCCGGCGCGGACCCGGCACGGCGGCGCACCTGGTCGTGCTCCTACGCGCCCCTGCTCGGCCCGGCCGGCCGGCGGGTCGGGGTGATCGCCTCGCTGATCGACGTGACCCGCGAGCAGCGCGCCCACCTGGAGGCCGAGCGGGCCCGGCGGCGCCTGGCGCTGCTCGCGGAGGCGGGCGCGCAGATGGGCTCGACCCTGGATCTGCGGCAGACGGCCGAGGAGGTCGTCCGGGTGCTGGTGCCGCGGCTGGCCGACTCGGCGGACGTCCAGCTGCTGGAGGAGGCGGTGGCGCCGGACGAGACCGCCGCGTCCGCGCACGGCGTGGTCCGCCGGGCGGCGGCGTCCTTCACCGACCCGCTGGCGCCGGCGGACCAGCTCGCGGTCGGCATGACCCAGCAGGTCCCGCGCGGATCGGTGTACGAGCGGGTCATCGAGGACGGCCGGGCCATGAACCTGTACCTCGCCGACATCGGGCAGCTGATCCCCGCCCCCGAGGCCGAGCCGCTGCGCGCCTACCTGTACGCGCGGGTCGGCTCGGCACGGCTGGTGCCGCTGGTGGCCCGGGGGACGGTGCTCGGCGCGGTGGTGGTGTCACGGACGAGGGACCGCGAGCCGTTCGACGACCAGGACACGCTGCTGATCGACGAGCTGGTCGCGCGGGCGGCGCTGAACATCGACAACGCCCGGATGTACAGCCGGGAGCGGGACGCCGCGCTCACCCTGCAGCGCAGCCTCATGGACCCCTGTCTGCCGGACGTACGGGGGCTGGAGCTGACCGGGCGCTATCTGCCGGCCGGCGAGCACGAGGTCGGCGGGGACTGGTTCGACGCGATCGCGCTGCCGGGCGGGCGGACCGCGCTGGTGATCGGGGACGTGATGGGGCACGGCATCCACGCGGCGGCCGTCATGGGCCAGCTGCGGACCGCCGTACGGACCCTGGCGCGCCGCGACACCACCCCCGACCAGGTGCTGCGGTACCTGGACGCCGTGGTGGCCGACCTCGGGGAGAACGAGATGGCCACCTGTCTGTACGCCGTGCACGATCCGGTCTCCGGACACTGCCTGGTCGCCAGCGCGGGGCATCCGCCGCCCCTGGTCGCCGACCGGGGCACGGTCGCCTTCCTGGACGGACCGGCGGGCCCGCCGCTGGGTGTGGGCCGGCAGGACTGGCGGGTGCAGCATCTGCGTCTGGAGCCGCGGAGCCTGCTGCTGGCGTACACCGACGGGCTGATCGAGAGCCGGGGCACCGACCTGGAGCAGGGCATGGGCCGGCTGGCGCGTTCGGTGCGCGATCCCGGCCGGCCGCTGGAGCGGATCTGCGACGACCTCCTCGCGGACCTCGTGCCCGGCACGGCCGACGACGACGTGGCCGTGCTCCTCGCACGGGCCCTGCCCAGGTGA